Genomic segment of Hydra vulgaris chromosome 11, alternate assembly HydraT2T_AEP:
TAgtatcgttaaaaaaaaaaaaaagttctttaaagcTTTCCTTTTCTCCTCTCCTAGCTTTTTCTAATTTGAAGTATTAGGTTTaagttatatgtattttttatatacaaaattaaaaaaaaattttttaattatatatttgcttatttcaaatttatataattctttatattttattgttatattttttgttttgtttagtgGGCAAAAGAGGCCAAAGCATTTTCTCCCAGTACACCCATAGTTCTTTGCGGTTGCAAATGTGATTTGCAAGATGTCAACAAATGTGATAAAGATATGgtatagtttttttcaaattcttaattttagttttgtgtttttgtcatttttgtaaTCAACTGTATAGGATTAGAGATCACAGGTGCAATAATGAATATTACCCGCAGCAATGCGGAAAAAGGAAGGGTCAAGGTTCATCAATTTTTGTCAATCAACCTTTGCTTATTAGCTACAAGAAATGAAAGTTACtctaatcttttaattttaatttttagattgaTAAAGTGATACAGCAAATTGACTCATCTGCGTATATTGAGTGCTCAAGTCAGAATAACACGAACGTCGAAGAGATTTTCAAGACAATTTCTTTTCTCGCCATTGGCGAagccaataaaataaaaagtgagtttaaatgcaaaactaaaaaaaaaaacgtcaacAGATGTTGCGTTACCTAACGTTAATTAGCATTAACTTTACGTTATTCAGTGTACCTACATATCAAACCTACATGAATTTTCCAAAagtgaaaactttttatttttgtattttattttttatatcttttatattttatatacttagtATTGTGAAATAGATAAAATATGTCATATCGCATAATAGAATACATATACTTTTTTCGTAATTTATACTGAAATctgttaataaaagatttatagctTTAGCCAGATTTGTAAATCTGTCTTCTTTCTTTTTGGCAGTTAGTTGTAGAATTATAACGGAAGTGATTTTAACGGTATCAGAGCTGAAGGttcaaaatttgatttgtcGGAACCGATGTCGGAGTAAAATAGAGATTTTTTAATTGCAGTTTTAATGAAATACTAAATAACGTAGTTCGGTAGACGGTCAAATATAAAGGAAAATAAGGAAAGGCAATTAACACGttacaaaagaaagttttaaatcaaCTTGTAAGACTAACTAGATGCGTAtatattttaccattttagtttatttttttgatacaaagataatatttttcGAAATTACAATTCACGAGTTTAATAAAACGTTTTGCAAACTAAATAAGGCACGTTGGATTC
This window contains:
- the LOC101241560 gene encoding uncharacterized protein LOC101241560 isoform X5 codes for the protein MQNHIPTVFEFSETIIFLDKNSEVKLTIWDTPGSSEFDHVRLLSFDGVDVFVLCFDLNLPESLENVQTKWAKEAKAFSPSTPIVLCGCKCDLQDVNKCDKDMIDKVIQQIDSSAYIECSSQNNTNVEEIFKTISFLAIGEANKIKSEFKCKTKKKNVNRCCVT